From the Finegoldia magna ATCC 29328 genome, the window TGTAAGTAAAATGGTTGGCATAGATGAAAAATGCGATCCAAGCTTTTTCAAAAATGCATTAAAGGGGAAATTTAGGGGGAGAAAATGAGATTCGAAGATAGAATATCAGAAAAATTTAAGAAAACAGGTGACATTACAACTCTACAATTAAATATTACTGAAAAATGTAATTTGCGTTGTAAACACTGTCACATTATGAAAAACAGTGAAAATTTAGAAATGTCCAAGGAAACTATGCAAGACTGCCTTAAATTTTTGGATAATCACAAGATGAAAACTGTGGATATTACAGGCGGAGAACCGACAACACATCCAGAAATCGTGAGGTTTATGAAGGAATGTTTGAAAAGAGTAGACGAACTTATTATTCGTACGAATGCAACAGATATCGAAAAAAACAAAGAATTAATGGATTTATTTGACAAAGAAAAAATCAAAATTGTCGTATCTCTTCCATGCTACACTCAAGATAATGTCGACAGCCAAAGAGGAGATGGAGTGTTCGACAAAGTCATAGCTAACTTGAAGAAGCTTAACGAAATGGGATACGGCACTGAAAAAGAGTTGGATTTGGTTTACAATCCACTTGGAGGATTCTTGCCACCAGAACAATCCAATCTTCAATCAGATTACGAACGCGAATTAAAAAAGAAAGATGTTGTGTTCAGTAATTTGTTTACAATTACAAATATGCCTATTGGATATTTCAGAGATTTCTTAATCGAAAAAGGCGAATACGAAGATTATATGAAATTGTTGGAAGATAATTACAACGAAGAAACTGTTGAAAATATCATGTGCAGATTCCAAATTTCTGTGGATAGTTTGGGAAATCTTCACGATTGCGACTTTCATTTAGCAGAAAAAGTGCCAATGAAAGATTATAAAAACATCAAAGATTTGATTGATGTTGATGATTTGTCCAGAGAAATCGTGTGTAAAGATTATTGCTACGGATGTACTGCAGGAAGTGGTTCAAGTTGTGGAGGTGCATTGGATGAATAAATTAACGAATGAAGAAATTTGGCAACAATTTACTGAAGGGATAGATTGCGCACAAGTTGTATTGAGATATTTTGCAGATGATTTGGGAGTTGACAAAAAACTTCTTACAAAAGTCGCATCGCCATTTACAGGTGGTATGTACAAGGGAATGACTTGTGGAGCAGTAACTGGTGCCTACATGGTTTTGGGGATCAAATACGGCCATTCTAAGCCAAATGAAGGCGAGAAGAAAGTCGAACTTATCAAAAAAATGTTCGAATTCGATACCAAATTCAAGGAAAAACAATCAACGATAATTTGCGAAGAAATATTGGGAGATAATATAGCAGAAAATCTCGAAAAAATCGAACAAGAAAACACAATGCAAAAAAAATGTCCACAAGCTGTGAACGATGCGATAGATATATTAGAGGAAATATTTGAAGAAAAATAAAATGAGAGCTGTCTACTAAGGTAGGCAGTTTTTTAAGTTAATTTTTAAAAATCATTATGATTTGCTAATAAATAATTCTATTTAAATAATGATATAATACAAGTAGCAAACGAAAGAGAGAAAATTATGATTATTATTAGAAATATAAAATTGGAAAATGACGATGAGAACGAATTGAAGAAAAAAATCTCCAATATGATTGGAATGAAAAACTTCGACTACGAGATTTACAGAAAATCCATCGATGCGAGAAAGGGGATTCTGTTCAATTATCAAGTTATCGTTGATGTCGACTTGTCTGATAAAAAGATCAAATCAATCAAGAATTGTGAGAAATATTTTGAAGAAGATTTTAGATTAGAAGATGTAGATAATTCGAAAAGCGTCACAGTTGTGGGAAGTGGACCTGCAGGGTTGTTTTGTGCGTATTTATTAGCGAAAAATAGAGCAGAGGTCAAGGTTATTGAACGAGGAAGTGAGGTATCAAAAAGAGTTGATGATATCGAACATTTCTTGGAAACTGGAGAGCTAAACACGAACAGTAACGTGCAATTTGGTGAAGGTGGAGCTGGAACTTTTTCTGACGGGAAATTAACGGCACGCTCCAAAGACAAAAGAGTCAGGGAAGTTTTGAAGACATTTGTCGACTACGGCGCTCCAAGTGAAATCATGTACGACTCCAAGCCACACATCGGAACTGATGAATTACAAAAAGTAATCGTGAATATGAGAAAAGACCTTATAAAAATGGGTTGCGAATTCGAATTTGATACATTGATTGACGATGTGGAAATCGAAAACGAAAAATGCGTTGGAATAAAATCACATGATAAAAAATTCCAATCAGATTGTTACGTTTTGGCTCTTGGAAATAGTTCAAGAGATACTGCTGTGATGTTAGCAGATAAAATTAAAATGACGAACAAGCCATTTGCAGTTGGATTTAGGATTGAGCATCCACAAAAAATGATTGATTTTGCACAATATAAATGTGATAGAAATCTTCCAAGCGCGACTTATCAACTTTCTTATTCTGAAGAAAACAAAAGAGGAGTGTACACTTTTTGCATGTGCCCAGGTGGATATGTAATCAATGCTTCTAGCGAAGAAAATGAGTTGTGTGTCAATGGTATGAGTTTTCATAAAAGAGACGGCAGAAATGCAAATAGTGCGATTGTGTGTGGTATAGATGAGAATACTTACGGGCACAATTTGTTGGACGGAATAAAATTTCAACAAGAAATCGAACGCAAGGCTTTTGAATTGGGAGGATCAAATTACAATGCGCCAGTTCAATTGGTAAAAGATTTTATGAACGATAAAAAATCAGAAAAAATCGGTGAAGTCGTGCCGACTGTCAAACCTGGATATGTTTTGAGTAATTTGAACGATATTTATCCAAAACACGTTACAGATTACATCAAAACTGCGATAAAAATGATGGACAAGAAACTTCACGGTTTTTCGATGGATGAAGCGGTACTCACAGGAGTTGAAACGAGAACTTCTTGTGCTGTGAGAATGGACCGAGACGATTTATTGAGAAGTGAAAATATTGATAATTTGTATGTAATTGGTGAGGGAAGCGGATATTCTGGAGGAATTGTTTCAAGTGCAATCGACGGATTGAAGGCTGCTGAGGTTATCCTTACATCAAAATTATCTAAATAATTTAAAAAGCTAAATTTTTGGGTATATTAAATAAAAGCTTAATTTTAATTAATAAAGAGGAGAATAAAATGATACTTAGTATAACTTCTAATCCTGCTATAGATGTGATTTACGAGATGGATGAGCTGGATACTAATGGAGTAAATGTAGTTGATGATGTGTACAAGACGCCAGGCGGCAAAGGTATAAATGTGTCCAAAGTTTTGGATTTGTTGAGAGCAGATTTCATGGTTACAGGATTTATCGGTGGAAGTAACGGAGATTATGTAATCGACAAATTAGATGATGTGAACATTAAGCACGATTTTATCTTCACAAATGTCGACACTAGAAACTGCATCAGAGTAATTCATGGCGACAAGCAATTTGAAATATTCGAAAAGACCAATAAAATTGATTCGAGATTTGAAAGAACATTCATGTCACTAATACAAGAAATCGGAAAAAACTACGACATATCTGTAATCAGTGGAAGTTTGATGAATGGTTTATCTGATAATTTCGTAGAAGAAACGATGGAAATACTACAAGATAACAGCAAGATTATTTTGGATACAAGTGGACAAGTCACGAAAAAAGTTTTGGAAAATAATTACAAACCATACGCTATCAAACCTAACTTCCACGAATTCAAAGAAATCATTGGCTTATCAGAAGATATTTCATCAGAAGATTTCATCAACAAAGATTCAGATTATTTGAAGGGAATTTTCAGTAATAAATTGTTAGATGATATTGAAATTGTTTTGGTTACCAACGGAAAATACGGAGCTATTTTAAAATACAAAGATAATTTGTACAAAATTACAGTTCCACAATACAAAATTCAAAGAACTGTTGGAAGCGGAGATGCCACTGTCGCAGGGATTGCAAAATTCTTGGATGATGGAGAAAGTGTCATGGAAACAGTTTTGAAGGCGATAAGTCTTGGAGTATTAAATGCGAGAGTTTATGAAGTAGAAAAGTTGGATGTAAGTAAAATAAATGAAGTTGCCGAACAAATAGATGTAGAATTATTATAGGAATTTACGCGTCAAAATTTTTTGATGCGTTTTTTTCTTGCTCAAAAATTTGCATATCTGATATAATACATTTAAAGAAAATAATTGGGATAAATTTGCTTGACTTGTTATCGTTTGTATGGTAAATTTATTCCTAACATTAAAAATTTTTAACAAAGTTTTTATTTATTTTATGAGGAGGGTATTATGCAATTTATCGGCGAAGGATTAACATTTGATGACGTACTTCTAGTACCAGGTCCATCAGAAGTTTTACCTAACGAAACTATCTTGAAAACAAGATTAACAAAAAAAATTGAATTGAACATTCCTATGATGTCAGCAGGAATGGACACTGTAACTGAGTCAAAAATGGCTATCGCAATGGCGAGACAAGGCGGGATCGGAATTATTCACAAGAACATGACTATTGAAGAACAAGCAAGAGAAGTAGATAGAGTTAAACGTTCAGAAAATGGAATAATTACTGATCCTTTTTACTTATCTGCAGATGACAAAATCGTTGATGCATTAAAATTGATGAGTCACTACAGAATTAGCGGTGTACCTATAGTTAAAGAAGATATGACTTTGGTCGGAATCTTAACTAACAGAGACGTTAGATTCGTAAAAGATGAACAACTTCCAATCGGAGATGTTATGACTAAGGATAATTTAATAACAGGTCACGAAAACATATCAATGGATGAAGCCTTGGAAAAAATGATGAACGCCAAGATTGAAAAACTTCCAATTGTAGATGAAAACTTCAAATTAAAAGGACTTATCACTACAAAAGATGTTGAAAAGTCAATACAATATCCAAATTCAGCAAGAGATTCACAAGGAAGATTATTAGTTGGTGCAGCAGTAGGTATCACAACTGATATGATTGAAAGATGCCAAGCTTTAGTGGATGCAAAAGTTGACGTCGTAACAATCGATACTGCTCATGGTCATTCAAGAGGAGTTTTGAATGCTGTAACTAAATTAAAGAAAGCTTTCCCAGATCTTCAAATTATCGCAGGTAATGTTGCAACAGCAGATGCTACAAGAGATTTAATAAAAGCAGGTGCAGATTGCGTTAAAGTCGGTATTGGACCTGGATCTATTTGTACAACAAGAGTTGTAACAGGTATCGGTGTTCCTCAAATGACAGCTATAATTGAATGTGCAAAAGAAGCTGACAAATACGATATTCCAATCATTGCCGATGGTGGTATTAAATATTCTGGAGATATTACAAAAGCATTAGCAGCTGGTGCATCTGTTATCATGGCAGGTAGCTTGTTTGCTGGTACTGAAGAAAGCCCTGGAGAATTAGTTGTATTAGAAGGTAGACAATACAAAGAATACAGAGGAATGGGTTCACTTGGTGCTATGAGAGCAGGAAGTGGCGACAGATATTTCCAAAACAACACTAAGAAATACGTTCCAGAAGGAGTAGAAGGTAGAGTTGCTTACAAAGGATCTGTAGCAGAAGTTGTGTACCAATTAGTTGGTGGACTTCGTTCAGGTATGGGTTATGTAGGAAGCAAAGACTTAATTGAATTAAAAGAAAAATCAAAATTCGTGAAGATTTCTCCAGCATCACTTGTAGAAAATCATCCACATGATATTACTATTACTAGAGAATCTCCAAACTATACAAAAAAATAGGAGCAAAAAATGGATATTAGATTAATAATGGGAAGCAGCTCAGATATTGAAGTTGCAAAAAAAGTTACTAAAATGTTGAAAAAATTTGGCCTTTCTTATGAAGTATCAGTAATTTCAGCACACAGAGCATTGGATGTTTTAAAAGAAACTGTTGAAAAAGACGACTGTAAAGTTTACATCACAATCGCTGGAAAAGCAGCACATTTGGGTGGAGTAACAGCTGGAATTACAACAAAACCAGTTATAGGAATTCCTGTAAAAGGATCTGCACTTGCTGGAATGGACGCATTATATTCAATCGTTCAAATGCCAAAAGGAGTTCCAGTTGCAACTGTTGCAATCGACGGTGGAGAAAACGCAGCTATCCTAGCAGCTCAAATGATTGCTCTATCTGACGAAAAATTAGCTCAAAAATTAAAAGATTACAAAGAAGAAATGAAACAAGCCGTAATTGATTCTGACAAGGAGTTAGAAGAAATATAATGGGATTAACTTACAAAGATTCTGGTGTAGATAAAGAAAAAGGCTACGAAGAAGTTCAAATTATAAAAGAAATCGTAAAGAAAACTCATGGCAAAGAAGTTCTAACAGGAATTGGTGGATTTGCTGGTCTATTTAAACCAGAACTTACCGATATGAAAGAGCCTGTATTGGTTAGTGGAACTGATGGCGTTGGAACAAAAATCAAACTAGCAATGGAACTAGATAAACACGATACAGTTGGTATTGATTTGGTTGCAATGTGTGTTAATGATGTTTTGTGCCAAGGAGCAAAGCCATTGTTTTTCTTAGATTACATTGCGACTGGAAGCTTGAAACCAGCAAAAATGGCGGATTTGGTTCGTGGTGTAGCAGAAGGTTGTAGCCAATCTGAATGTGCATTAATCGGCGGAGAAACTGCTGAAATGCCAGGATTGTACAAGGAAAATGATTATGATTTGGCGGGATTTGCAGTTGGTATTGTAGATCGCGATAAAATAATCGATGGAAGTGGAATTAAAGAAGGAGACGTTGCAATATCACTATCTTCAAGTGGAGTTCACAGCAATGGATTTTCACTTGTAAGAGCGGCATTGGATATGGCAAATGTAAAATTATCCGACAAATTCGAAGATACTACAGTTGGAGAAAGACTTTTGGTTCCTACGAGAATTTACGAAAAAGAAATCTCAGCATTATTAAAAGAAGTTGAAATCAAAGGGATTGCTCACATCACTGGTGGTGGATTATACGAAAACGTACCAAGAATGTTACCTGAAAATATCGGAATAGAATTTGATATTAAAGAATCAGAAATTGATTCTGTGTTCAAAGCTATTCAAAAATGGGGAAATGTAGAAACAAAAGAAATGTTCTCTACTTTCAACATGGGAATAGGCATGGTAGTTGTAGTTGATGCAAAAGATGTGGATAAATCTCTTGAAATATTACAAAAAATAGATCCAAAAGCAAAACAATGTGGAGTTTGCAAAAAAACAGAAACTTCTGTAAAGATTAATTTAAAATAATTTAGTGAGGATTTTATGAAAAAAAAGTATTTTTCGTTTGTAGATGAAGGATTAATCAAGATGACTTACACAGAAAGATTGAAGTCATATTTAGATGGTAATGTCGTGGATGTTGTTCCATTTGATCTTTTCGATGTAGAAACACCTTTGGCAACAAATATGGGATACACAAAAATAGATTTGATAAATGATTTTTCGTTGTATACTGATATGGTTCATCTCAAAAAATCTTTATATGGAATAGATTACATGTATATTGGTATGGATCAAAAAGGAATTGGAAGCATTCTAGGTAGCGAAACTAGAATGACAGAAAATGGTGATTTTTTGACATCTCATTATGCTATTGATGAATATGAATCAATGGCTAATTTGGGAAATATAGATGTAAGTAACAGTGAAACTGTGTGCAATTTTATTGAAAAAGCAAAAAAGACGAAATCATCAATGGATGGAATCACAATATTCGGCGCAGTTACAGGTCCATTTACTACAGCTTCTGGAGTCAGACCTGTTGAAAAACTTCTTCGCGATACGAGAAAAAATAAGGAAAATTTGCACGAATTATTAGATTTGTGTACAAATTATACCATTGATTTTGTGAGAACTTTTACCGACGAAATAGGTGGATGTTTCTTCAAAATTGCTGATCCTGTTGCATCGATGACAGTAATTAGTAAGAAACAATTTGAAGAATTTGCACAGCCTCATTTGACAAAATTGACAGATGCAATTTATGAAATTACTGGAATCAAACCAATGGTTCATATTTGCGGTAAAACTGACAAAGTTTGGGAAAATTTCAAAGATACTAATTTCTCAAGATTTTCACTTGATAACATAGAAGATATGGGAGAATTCAAAAACATTCTTGGAAATTCTATGATAATCGAAGGAAATATTGCGCCTATGGATATACTTTTGAATTCAGACCCACAAACTGTTAGAAACGAAGTAAAAAATATTTTGCAAAAAGCTTCAGACAGTCCAAAAGGTTTCATATTAAATTCAGGATGTACCGTATGTGACCACACTCCAATAGAAAACATCGAAAGCT encodes:
- the arsS gene encoding arsenosugar biosynthesis radical SAM (seleno)protein ArsS (Some members of this family are selenoproteins.), which gives rise to MRFEDRISEKFKKTGDITTLQLNITEKCNLRCKHCHIMKNSENLEMSKETMQDCLKFLDNHKMKTVDITGGEPTTHPEIVRFMKECLKRVDELIIRTNATDIEKNKELMDLFDKEKIKIVVSLPCYTQDNVDSQRGDGVFDKVIANLKKLNEMGYGTEKELDLVYNPLGGFLPPEQSNLQSDYERELKKKDVVFSNLFTITNMPIGYFRDFLIEKGEYEDYMKLLEDNYNEETVENIMCRFQISVDSLGNLHDCDFHLAEKVPMKDYKNIKDLIDVDDLSREIVCKDYCYGCTAGSGSSCGGALDE
- a CDS encoding C-GCAxxG-C-C family protein, which gives rise to MNKLTNEEIWQQFTEGIDCAQVVLRYFADDLGVDKKLLTKVASPFTGGMYKGMTCGAVTGAYMVLGIKYGHSKPNEGEKKVELIKKMFEFDTKFKEKQSTIICEEILGDNIAENLEKIEQENTMQKKCPQAVNDAIDILEEIFEEK
- a CDS encoding NAD(P)/FAD-dependent oxidoreductase, translating into MIIIRNIKLENDDENELKKKISNMIGMKNFDYEIYRKSIDARKGILFNYQVIVDVDLSDKKIKSIKNCEKYFEEDFRLEDVDNSKSVTVVGSGPAGLFCAYLLAKNRAEVKVIERGSEVSKRVDDIEHFLETGELNTNSNVQFGEGGAGTFSDGKLTARSKDKRVREVLKTFVDYGAPSEIMYDSKPHIGTDELQKVIVNMRKDLIKMGCEFEFDTLIDDVEIENEKCVGIKSHDKKFQSDCYVLALGNSSRDTAVMLADKIKMTNKPFAVGFRIEHPQKMIDFAQYKCDRNLPSATYQLSYSEENKRGVYTFCMCPGGYVINASSEENELCVNGMSFHKRDGRNANSAIVCGIDENTYGHNLLDGIKFQQEIERKAFELGGSNYNAPVQLVKDFMNDKKSEKIGEVVPTVKPGYVLSNLNDIYPKHVTDYIKTAIKMMDKKLHGFSMDEAVLTGVETRTSCAVRMDRDDLLRSENIDNLYVIGEGSGYSGGIVSSAIDGLKAAEVILTSKLSK
- a CDS encoding 1-phosphofructokinase family hexose kinase gives rise to the protein MILSITSNPAIDVIYEMDELDTNGVNVVDDVYKTPGGKGINVSKVLDLLRADFMVTGFIGGSNGDYVIDKLDDVNIKHDFIFTNVDTRNCIRVIHGDKQFEIFEKTNKIDSRFERTFMSLIQEIGKNYDISVISGSLMNGLSDNFVEETMEILQDNSKIILDTSGQVTKKVLENNYKPYAIKPNFHEFKEIIGLSEDISSEDFINKDSDYLKGIFSNKLLDDIEIVLVTNGKYGAILKYKDNLYKITVPQYKIQRTVGSGDATVAGIAKFLDDGESVMETVLKAISLGVLNARVYEVEKLDVSKINEVAEQIDVELL
- the guaB gene encoding IMP dehydrogenase is translated as MQFIGEGLTFDDVLLVPGPSEVLPNETILKTRLTKKIELNIPMMSAGMDTVTESKMAIAMARQGGIGIIHKNMTIEEQAREVDRVKRSENGIITDPFYLSADDKIVDALKLMSHYRISGVPIVKEDMTLVGILTNRDVRFVKDEQLPIGDVMTKDNLITGHENISMDEALEKMMNAKIEKLPIVDENFKLKGLITTKDVEKSIQYPNSARDSQGRLLVGAAVGITTDMIERCQALVDAKVDVVTIDTAHGHSRGVLNAVTKLKKAFPDLQIIAGNVATADATRDLIKAGADCVKVGIGPGSICTTRVVTGIGVPQMTAIIECAKEADKYDIPIIADGGIKYSGDITKALAAGASVIMAGSLFAGTEESPGELVVLEGRQYKEYRGMGSLGAMRAGSGDRYFQNNTKKYVPEGVEGRVAYKGSVAEVVYQLVGGLRSGMGYVGSKDLIELKEKSKFVKISPASLVENHPHDITITRESPNYTKK
- the purE gene encoding 5-(carboxyamino)imidazole ribonucleotide mutase, producing MDIRLIMGSSSDIEVAKKVTKMLKKFGLSYEVSVISAHRALDVLKETVEKDDCKVYITIAGKAAHLGGVTAGITTKPVIGIPVKGSALAGMDALYSIVQMPKGVPVATVAIDGGENAAILAAQMIALSDEKLAQKLKDYKEEMKQAVIDSDKELEEI
- the purM gene encoding phosphoribosylformylglycinamidine cyclo-ligase, translated to MGLTYKDSGVDKEKGYEEVQIIKEIVKKTHGKEVLTGIGGFAGLFKPELTDMKEPVLVSGTDGVGTKIKLAMELDKHDTVGIDLVAMCVNDVLCQGAKPLFFLDYIATGSLKPAKMADLVRGVAEGCSQSECALIGGETAEMPGLYKENDYDLAGFAVGIVDRDKIIDGSGIKEGDVAISLSSSGVHSNGFSLVRAALDMANVKLSDKFEDTTVGERLLVPTRIYEKEISALLKEVEIKGIAHITGGGLYENVPRMLPENIGIEFDIKESEIDSVFKAIQKWGNVETKEMFSTFNMGIGMVVVVDAKDVDKSLEILQKIDPKAKQCGVCKKTETSVKINLK
- a CDS encoding uroporphyrinogen decarboxylase family protein, giving the protein MKKKYFSFVDEGLIKMTYTERLKSYLDGNVVDVVPFDLFDVETPLATNMGYTKIDLINDFSLYTDMVHLKKSLYGIDYMYIGMDQKGIGSILGSETRMTENGDFLTSHYAIDEYESMANLGNIDVSNSETVCNFIEKAKKTKSSMDGITIFGAVTGPFTTASGVRPVEKLLRDTRKNKENLHELLDLCTNYTIDFVRTFTDEIGGCFFKIADPVASMTVISKKQFEEFAQPHLTKLTDAIYEITGIKPMVHICGKTDKVWENFKDTNFSRFSLDNIEDMGEFKNILGNSMIIEGNIAPMDILLNSDPQTVRNEVKNILQKASDSPKGFILNSGCTVCDHTPIENIESYIKAVCDFGKDASIGKLPKGLSDI